One window of the Granulicella arctica genome contains the following:
- the hemW gene encoding radical SAM family heme chaperone HemW, whose translation MESVGVYISVPFCKAKCSFCNFASDVFGAGRMEGYVARLVEEIREARVRAARMGAVLPERVDTVYFGGGTPSLLEPKMMKEIFAALRGEFVVDAGAEITLECAPGQLADATLAELLGQGLNRVSLGVQSFVDAEAAAVGRLHTLAMCLGEMERLRAAGVLDLGVDLIAGLPLQTESSWRYSIAEAVGTGSAHVSVYMLEVDGESRLGRESLAGGTRYGAGALPADEAVADWYLEACAALGSAGVMQYEISNFARQGFRSRHNVKYWRREAYVGFGLDAHSMLRMEDGVVRFQNGDELDGYMGGGVLPLLGARVEPVFVRGDEAFEEAVFLGLRMNEGVSLAGLRREFGLGLVSGLTDALVELVEAGLVGMEGERVWLTGRGRLLSNEVFERVLVAA comes from the coding sequence ATGGAGTCGGTGGGCGTTTACATCTCGGTGCCGTTCTGTAAGGCGAAGTGCAGCTTCTGTAACTTTGCCTCGGATGTGTTCGGGGCCGGGCGGATGGAGGGGTATGTTGCTCGGCTGGTGGAGGAGATTCGTGAGGCTCGGGTGCGGGCTGCGCGGATGGGTGCGGTGCTGCCAGAGCGGGTGGACACGGTTTATTTTGGCGGAGGAACGCCGAGTTTGTTAGAGCCGAAGATGATGAAGGAGATCTTTGCAGCGCTGCGTGGGGAGTTTGTGGTCGATGCCGGGGCGGAGATCACGCTGGAGTGTGCGCCGGGGCAGTTGGCGGATGCGACGTTGGCGGAGTTGCTGGGGCAGGGGCTGAATCGGGTAAGCCTTGGGGTGCAGAGCTTTGTGGACGCGGAGGCGGCGGCGGTGGGCCGGCTGCATACGCTGGCGATGTGTCTTGGGGAGATGGAACGGCTGCGGGCGGCGGGGGTGCTGGATCTTGGTGTGGACCTGATTGCGGGGCTGCCGCTGCAGACGGAGTCGAGCTGGCGATACTCGATTGCGGAGGCGGTGGGGACGGGGTCGGCGCATGTGAGTGTGTATATGTTGGAGGTGGATGGGGAGTCGCGGCTGGGGCGCGAGTCGCTGGCGGGCGGGACGCGGTATGGTGCGGGGGCTCTGCCGGCGGATGAGGCTGTGGCGGACTGGTATCTGGAGGCTTGCGCGGCGTTGGGGTCGGCTGGGGTGATGCAGTATGAGATCTCCAACTTTGCGCGGCAGGGGTTTCGGTCGCGGCACAACGTGAAGTACTGGCGGCGCGAGGCTTATGTGGGATTCGGGCTGGATGCACACTCGATGCTTCGGATGGAGGATGGGGTGGTGCGGTTTCAGAATGGGGATGAGCTGGACGGGTATATGGGTGGGGGGGTGCTCCCGCTGCTGGGCGCGAGGGTGGAGCCTGTGTTTGTGCGGGGGGATGAGGCATTTGAGGAGGCTGTATTTTTGGGGCTGCGGATGAACGAGGGAGTTTCGTTGGCGGGGCTGCGGAGGGAATTTGGTCTGGGGCTGGTGTCGGGGTTGACTGACGCGCTGGTTGAGTTGGTTGAGGCTGGGTTGGTGGGGATGGAAGGGGAGCGGGTTTGGCTTACGGGGCGGGGAAGACTGTTGTCGAACGAGGTGTTTGAGCGGGTTCTAGTGGCGGCTTGA
- a CDS encoding threonine aldolase family protein, translating to MYQGSDGVMGAGFVDLRSDTVTKPTAAMREAMASAEVGDDVYGEDPTINRLEKRAAEVFGKEASIFVPTGTMGNQIAIRLHTEHGQEVICEARAHVLDWEMAMTAAFSGCQHRAVTAERGILTWELIKPAIGAKIYYRAQTGLICLENTHNMAGGTVTPLAVMEEVWEGAKAAGLPVHLDGARVFNAATALGMDVGVMTHGFDTVNFCLSKGLGAPVGSMLVGTRKHIERARMFRKALGGGMRQAGVLAAAGLIALEEMPKRLGEDHAHARLLAECVAKSDKVAIDLGAVQTNIVIFELKGGGDAPGFVAGLKAQGVLASAIGPHAVRFVTHFDVDREACERAAGIVWAALGAL from the coding sequence ATGTATCAGGGTAGTGATGGTGTGATGGGAGCGGGTTTTGTGGATTTGCGGAGCGATACGGTAACGAAGCCTACGGCGGCGATGCGGGAGGCGATGGCCTCTGCCGAGGTTGGGGATGATGTGTATGGAGAAGACCCTACGATCAATCGGCTGGAGAAGCGGGCGGCGGAGGTGTTTGGGAAAGAGGCGTCGATCTTTGTGCCGACGGGGACGATGGGCAATCAGATCGCGATCCGGCTGCATACGGAGCATGGGCAGGAGGTGATCTGCGAGGCGCGGGCGCATGTTCTGGACTGGGAGATGGCGATGACGGCGGCGTTCTCGGGGTGCCAGCACCGGGCGGTGACGGCGGAGCGAGGGATTCTGACGTGGGAGCTGATCAAGCCGGCGATCGGCGCGAAGATCTACTATCGGGCGCAGACGGGGCTGATCTGCCTTGAGAACACGCACAATATGGCTGGCGGAACGGTGACGCCGCTCGCGGTGATGGAAGAGGTCTGGGAGGGCGCGAAGGCGGCTGGGCTGCCGGTGCATCTGGATGGTGCGCGGGTGTTCAATGCGGCGACTGCGCTTGGGATGGATGTTGGCGTGATGACGCATGGGTTCGATACGGTGAACTTCTGCCTGTCGAAGGGGTTGGGCGCTCCGGTGGGGTCGATGCTGGTGGGGACGCGCAAGCATATCGAGCGGGCACGGATGTTCCGCAAAGCGCTTGGGGGCGGGATGCGGCAGGCCGGGGTACTGGCGGCGGCTGGGCTGATTGCGCTGGAGGAGATGCCGAAGCGACTTGGCGAGGACCATGCGCATGCGCGGCTGCTGGCGGAGTGTGTGGCGAAGTCCGATAAGGTGGCGATTGATCTGGGTGCGGTGCAGACGAATATCGTGATCTTTGAGCTTAAGGGTGGCGGGGATGCTCCGGGTTTTGTTGCCGGGTTGAAGGCTCAGGGCGTGCTGGCCAGTGCGATTGGGCCTCATGCGGTTCGGTTTGTTACGCACTTTGATGTGGATCGAGAGGCTTGTGAGCGGGCGGCTGGGATTGTATGGGCGGCTTTGGGGGCGCTGTAG
- a CDS encoding DUF4174 domain-containing protein yields MARSKQALYLALAAAFFAAPSLTAQSSEPMTNRPLYVFTPSGNDPRAVEQARAIRINQPEADERQLVLTMEVTGHPTPEDSEQAALRRRFKVAPKDFVVILVGKDGGEKLRSTRPIPFDKLRDTIDSMPMRQQEAKH; encoded by the coding sequence ATGGCCCGCTCAAAGCAAGCTCTATATCTCGCCCTCGCCGCCGCCTTCTTTGCCGCACCCTCGCTCACCGCACAGAGCTCCGAACCCATGACCAACCGTCCCCTCTACGTCTTCACACCCTCCGGTAACGACCCCCGCGCCGTCGAGCAGGCACGCGCCATTCGCATCAACCAGCCCGAGGCCGACGAACGCCAACTCGTCCTCACCATGGAAGTCACCGGCCATCCCACCCCAGAAGACAGCGAGCAGGCAGCACTCCGCCGCCGCTTCAAAGTCGCCCCGAAAGACTTCGTCGTCATCCTCGTAGGCAAAGACGGCGGCGAAAAGCTACGCTCCACCAGACCCATCCCCTTCGACAAGCTCCGCGACACCATCGACAGCATGCCCATGCGCCAGCAAGAGGCAAAGCACTAA
- a CDS encoding winged helix-turn-helix domain-containing protein, with protein sequence MSQTIFVLEDDADISRLVQYHLESAGYAVRPYLAPSQIVTDAERQPPALFLLDIMVPGGDGLDLCRRLRQNPSLSSIPIIFLTARAAENDRVHGLELGADDYITKPFATRELVARVKAVLRRFERPTGPSLIKFETIEIDASAMQLRVGGELVTTTATEFRLLDYLARHPGRVFSRDHLLDAVWGDARFVTPRSVDVYVRRIREKIEADAETPRYLKTMRGAGYRFEIPKSAAAVQERGA encoded by the coding sequence TTGAGTCAAACGATCTTCGTTCTGGAAGATGATGCGGATATCTCCCGCCTGGTGCAGTATCACCTTGAGAGCGCGGGCTATGCGGTGCGCCCATATCTGGCGCCGAGCCAGATTGTTACAGATGCTGAGCGGCAGCCGCCGGCGCTGTTCCTTCTGGACATCATGGTGCCGGGTGGCGATGGCCTGGACCTGTGCCGAAGGCTTCGGCAGAATCCCAGCCTGAGCAGTATTCCGATCATCTTCCTGACGGCGCGAGCAGCGGAAAACGACAGGGTGCATGGGCTTGAGCTTGGCGCGGACGACTATATTACGAAGCCGTTTGCGACGCGGGAGTTGGTGGCGCGGGTGAAGGCTGTATTGCGACGCTTTGAGCGTCCGACCGGACCGTCGCTGATCAAATTCGAGACGATCGAGATCGACGCGAGCGCGATGCAGTTGCGGGTTGGTGGGGAACTGGTGACGACGACGGCTACGGAGTTCCGACTGCTCGATTATCTGGCGCGGCATCCGGGGCGCGTGTTCAGCCGGGACCACCTGCTGGATGCGGTGTGGGGCGATGCGCGCTTTGTTACGCCGCGGTCAGTCGATGTGTATGTGAGGCGGATTCGCGAGAAGATCGAGGCCGATGCTGAGACGCCACGGTATCTGAAGACGATGCGTGGGGCAGGATATCGGTTTGAGATTCCCAAAAGTGCTGCGGCTGTTCAGGAGAGAGGCGCTTGA
- a CDS encoding sensor histidine kinase, translating into MNRSFFLVFASRLTALMALVVVVCLALPRGAWLLYLVVVIVGAWVASFWIAHSLRVAILPLRRAAAAEATHADPVKPTLFRDVTDVAEAMRAALMRADVSLADSVGARQELEAMLDSMQDAVVAVDAGGRIQWTNQRLQRLVPGASFSSSIRIGHALVQTIRDPEVLDSVRIALAERQVVERRSTSVIPGRIFEVSAAPMPGGGAVAVLHDITRIEQVERTQRDFVANVSHELRTPLTSITGYVETLLDHEASLSPQAREFLSTILKNATRMNRLTEDLLVMARVEAAEEKLHPAPIPADILVRDAVQGMSGLVQDNDAVLEIGEVTDTQVFADTDAVLQVLSNLIENAIKYGRAKGAAHCRVVVSAREVAEPYEAVEFSVRDFGQGIASEHLSRIFERFYRVDKARSRESGGTGLGLAIAQHMVQAQGGWIRAESELNAGSNFLFTLPKAMYPVGVKA; encoded by the coding sequence GTGAATCGTAGTTTCTTTCTTGTTTTTGCGAGCAGGTTGACGGCGCTGATGGCGCTGGTTGTGGTGGTCTGCCTGGCTTTGCCACGTGGGGCGTGGTTGCTGTACCTGGTGGTGGTCATCGTCGGAGCATGGGTGGCTTCGTTCTGGATCGCTCACTCGCTGCGGGTGGCAATTCTGCCGTTGCGGCGGGCCGCGGCTGCTGAGGCGACGCACGCTGATCCTGTGAAGCCCACGCTTTTTCGGGATGTAACCGATGTGGCTGAGGCGATGCGAGCGGCGTTGATGCGAGCGGATGTTTCGTTGGCCGATTCCGTGGGGGCTCGGCAGGAGCTGGAGGCGATGCTCGACAGTATGCAGGATGCGGTGGTCGCGGTGGATGCGGGCGGGCGCATTCAGTGGACCAATCAACGCCTGCAGCGATTGGTTCCCGGGGCTTCTTTTTCGAGTTCGATCCGGATTGGGCATGCGCTGGTGCAGACGATTCGCGACCCCGAGGTGCTGGATAGCGTGCGGATTGCGCTGGCGGAGCGGCAAGTGGTGGAGCGGCGATCGACGTCAGTGATCCCAGGCCGGATCTTCGAGGTAAGTGCAGCGCCGATGCCGGGTGGCGGGGCGGTGGCGGTGCTCCATGACATTACGCGGATCGAACAGGTGGAGCGGACGCAGCGGGATTTCGTGGCGAATGTGAGCCATGAACTGCGGACGCCGCTGACGTCGATTACAGGGTACGTAGAGACGTTGCTGGACCACGAAGCGAGTTTGAGCCCGCAGGCGCGGGAGTTTCTGTCGACGATTCTGAAGAATGCGACGCGCATGAATCGGTTGACGGAGGATCTGCTGGTGATGGCACGGGTAGAGGCGGCTGAGGAGAAATTGCATCCGGCACCGATCCCGGCGGACATCCTGGTGCGGGATGCGGTGCAGGGGATGAGCGGACTGGTGCAGGACAATGATGCGGTGCTGGAGATCGGGGAGGTCACTGACACGCAGGTGTTCGCGGATACGGATGCGGTGCTGCAGGTGTTGAGCAACCTGATCGAGAATGCGATCAAGTATGGACGAGCTAAGGGCGCGGCGCACTGTCGGGTGGTGGTTTCGGCGCGGGAGGTTGCGGAGCCGTACGAGGCGGTGGAGTTCAGTGTGCGGGACTTTGGGCAGGGAATTGCGTCAGAGCACCTGAGCCGGATCTTTGAGCGGTTTTACCGGGTGGACAAGGCACGGTCGCGAGAGTCTGGGGGGACCGGGCTTGGCCTGGCGATTGCGCAACATATGGTGCAGGCGCAGGGTGGATGGATTCGGGCGGAGAGCGAGTTGAATGCTGGGAGTAACTTTCTGTTTACGCTGCCAAAGGCGATGTATCCGGTTGGGGTGAAGGCTTAA
- the pstS gene encoding phosphate ABC transporter substrate-binding protein PstS, which yields MKLKAALVTGFFALTAAAACAQNINGAGATFPNPIYSKWFSEYNQLHTNVKINYQSIGSGGGIRQVSEGTVDFGATDGPMSDQQINDAKVKTMHIPTVLGAVVPVYNLPGVGQELKFSSDVIADIYLGKITKWNDGRIAKDNAGVNLPDKSILPVYRSDGSGTTYIFTDFLSKVSSDWNSRVGKSTSVKWPVGIGQKGNEGVAGMVRQSPYAFGYVELIYAAQNKMQFGLVKNAAGKFVKASPEGVTAAAAASAKVIPADYRVSITNAAGADSYPISSFTWLLIPLHSTDPAKGKALADFLTWMLDKGESEAAAMTYAPLPKPIQDRVRATIKQVK from the coding sequence ATGAAACTGAAGGCGGCCTTAGTTACAGGATTCTTCGCACTGACCGCAGCAGCGGCATGTGCACAGAACATCAACGGAGCGGGAGCGACGTTCCCGAATCCGATCTATTCAAAGTGGTTCAGCGAGTATAACCAGCTTCATACAAATGTGAAGATCAACTACCAGTCGATCGGATCGGGTGGCGGTATTCGCCAGGTGTCCGAGGGTACGGTTGATTTCGGCGCGACCGATGGTCCGATGAGCGATCAGCAGATCAACGACGCCAAGGTCAAGACAATGCACATTCCTACCGTGCTTGGTGCGGTGGTTCCGGTGTACAACCTGCCGGGCGTTGGGCAGGAGTTGAAGTTCTCCTCCGATGTGATTGCGGACATTTACCTCGGCAAGATTACGAAGTGGAACGACGGTCGTATCGCGAAGGATAACGCCGGCGTAAATCTGCCGGACAAGTCGATTCTTCCTGTATACCGTTCGGACGGCAGCGGCACGACGTACATCTTTACCGACTTCCTTTCGAAGGTTAGTTCAGACTGGAACAGCCGTGTGGGTAAGAGCACTTCGGTGAAGTGGCCGGTGGGTATTGGGCAGAAGGGCAACGAAGGCGTGGCTGGGATGGTTCGCCAGTCGCCCTATGCGTTTGGCTATGTCGAGTTGATCTACGCGGCGCAGAACAAGATGCAGTTCGGGTTAGTGAAGAATGCTGCGGGCAAGTTCGTGAAGGCGTCGCCTGAGGGTGTCACGGCGGCCGCTGCGGCCTCGGCGAAGGTGATTCCTGCGGACTATCGTGTGTCGATCACAAATGCTGCGGGTGCGGATTCGTATCCGATTTCGAGCTTTACGTGGTTGCTGATTCCGCTGCACTCGACCGATCCGGCGAAGGGTAAGGCGCTTGCGGACTTCCTGACGTGGATGCTGGATAAGGGCGAGAGCGAGGCTGCGGCGATGACGTATGCTCCGCTGCCGAAGCCGATCCAGGATCGTGTTCGCGCGACGATCAAGCAGGTCAAGTAG
- the pstC gene encoding phosphate ABC transporter permease subunit PstC, whose amino-acid sequence MPISVPVTVVASTAPESSGPPSVVREFLRARGSGKLADAVFSSVMLVCALSIFAIVLFIASILILRSHLSLVQFGWKFFSRQAWDPVQGDFGALPFIFGTLATSFLALLMAVPLALGVAIFLTELCPKALRAPISFLTEILAAIPSVVYGLWAVFVLVPLMRDSIGPVLYKYLGWTGFFEGSNFGVGLLTASIILAIMVLPIISSLTRDIMTAVPNSQREAVLALGATRWEMIRTGVLRNSRIGIVGAVMLGLGRALGETMAVTMVIGNHPDISKSLFAPGYTLASVIANEFTEATGDLYISALIEIGLALFLVTIVVNAIARLLVWAVTRNAPARVA is encoded by the coding sequence ATGCCCATTTCTGTGCCCGTGACAGTTGTTGCTTCCACGGCTCCTGAGAGTTCGGGGCCGCCTTCCGTAGTTCGCGAGTTTTTGCGTGCGCGGGGAAGCGGCAAACTGGCTGATGCGGTGTTCTCTTCAGTGATGCTGGTGTGTGCGCTCAGCATCTTTGCGATCGTTCTGTTTATCGCAAGCATCCTCATTCTGCGCTCCCACCTGAGCCTGGTGCAGTTTGGGTGGAAGTTCTTCTCGCGACAAGCCTGGGACCCGGTGCAGGGAGATTTTGGAGCGCTGCCGTTTATCTTCGGTACGCTGGCGACGTCGTTTCTTGCGCTGCTGATGGCTGTTCCGCTGGCGCTTGGTGTGGCAATCTTCCTGACGGAGCTTTGTCCAAAGGCTCTGCGTGCGCCGATCTCCTTTCTTACGGAGATACTGGCGGCTATACCGAGTGTTGTGTACGGACTCTGGGCTGTGTTTGTGCTGGTGCCATTGATGCGTGATTCGATCGGGCCGGTGCTGTACAAGTATCTCGGTTGGACAGGGTTCTTTGAGGGATCGAACTTTGGCGTGGGGCTGCTGACGGCTAGCATCATCCTTGCGATTATGGTGCTGCCAATTATCTCGTCGCTGACGCGGGACATCATGACGGCTGTACCGAACTCGCAGCGTGAGGCAGTGCTGGCGCTTGGCGCTACGCGGTGGGAGATGATCCGCACGGGCGTGCTGCGTAACTCGCGCATCGGGATTGTGGGCGCGGTGATGTTGGGACTGGGCCGCGCGCTGGGTGAGACGATGGCTGTGACGATGGTGATCGGTAATCACCCTGACATTTCGAAAAGCCTGTTTGCGCCCGGCTACACGCTCGCAAGTGTGATTGCGAATGAGTTCACCGAAGCTACGGGTGATCTGTATATCAGTGCGTTGATCGAAATTGGCCTGGCGTTGTTCCTGGTGACGATTGTGGTGAATGCGATTGCGCGACTGCTGGTGTGGGCTGTGACGCGCAATGCTCCGGCGAGGGTGGCTTAG
- the pstA gene encoding phosphate ABC transporter permease PstA → MKMYGVYRASMNYLVTGLAVLSTIVVIAPLVAILVYLVYKGASSLNLAFFTHIPRPVGEDGGGMANSILGSGVVLALASSLGVPVGIAAGVYLAEFGRGRMLANAIRFTADVLNGVPSIVMGIAIYSLVVMQQKHFSAFAGGLALAIMMVPTITRTTEEMLATVPFAVREAALGLGVPKWRTVISVSLRTASPGIITGCMLAFARVAGETAPLLFTALGNEFWSFKLNEPIAALPLQIYKYATSPYDEWHRLAWAGSLVLIVLIMVSVTLVRIFANRGALKGNS, encoded by the coding sequence ATGAAGATGTACGGGGTGTACCGGGCGTCGATGAACTACCTCGTGACCGGGCTTGCGGTTCTGAGCACGATTGTGGTGATTGCACCGCTGGTGGCGATTCTTGTGTACCTCGTCTACAAGGGAGCGAGTTCGCTGAACCTTGCGTTCTTCACGCATATTCCGAGGCCTGTCGGTGAAGATGGCGGCGGCATGGCAAACTCCATTCTCGGGTCGGGTGTGGTGCTTGCGCTGGCCAGTTCACTTGGCGTTCCGGTTGGGATTGCGGCTGGCGTGTACCTCGCGGAGTTTGGCCGGGGCAGGATGCTGGCGAATGCAATTCGCTTTACGGCGGATGTGCTGAACGGCGTGCCTTCGATCGTGATGGGCATTGCGATCTATTCGCTTGTCGTGATGCAGCAGAAACACTTCTCGGCGTTTGCGGGTGGGTTGGCACTGGCGATCATGATGGTGCCGACGATTACGCGGACGACCGAGGAGATGCTCGCCACGGTGCCGTTCGCGGTGCGTGAGGCGGCGCTCGGGCTGGGTGTGCCGAAGTGGCGAACGGTGATCTCGGTAAGTCTGCGAACGGCCTCGCCGGGAATTATTACGGGCTGCATGCTGGCGTTTGCGCGGGTAGCTGGTGAGACGGCTCCGCTGCTCTTTACGGCATTGGGTAATGAGTTCTGGAGCTTCAAACTGAACGAGCCGATTGCGGCGCTGCCGTTGCAGATCTACAAGTACGCGACGTCGCCGTATGACGAATGGCATCGGCTGGCGTGGGCCGGGTCGCTCGTGCTGATCGTACTGATTATGGTTTCGGTAACACTGGTCCGCATCTTCGCTAACCGCGGTGCGTTGAAGGGAAATAGTTAA
- the pstB gene encoding phosphate ABC transporter ATP-binding protein PstB — MGVGIEVENLNAWYGTTHTLQDINLKIPANHATALIGPSGCGKSTFVRCLNRMHETNPIARATGTVMMGDVNIYTSASPVEIRRRIGMVFQRPNPFPTMSIYDNVASGLKLNGFRNRKVLDETVERSLKQAALWEEVKDDLKKKSGASLSGGQQQRMCIARALAVDPEVLLMDEPASALDPVSTSKIEDLIFQLKSQYTIVIVTHNMQQAARVAENTGFFLNGKMVEFDSTHKIFTNPKDKRTEDYITGRFG; from the coding sequence ATGGGCGTTGGCATTGAAGTCGAAAATCTGAACGCCTGGTATGGGACGACGCATACGCTGCAGGACATCAATCTGAAGATTCCGGCGAACCACGCGACGGCGCTGATCGGGCCTTCGGGCTGCGGGAAATCGACGTTTGTGCGGTGCCTGAATCGGATGCACGAGACGAACCCGATTGCACGTGCGACGGGCACGGTGATGATGGGCGACGTGAACATCTACACGAGCGCTTCGCCGGTCGAGATCCGGCGACGGATTGGCATGGTGTTTCAGCGACCGAATCCCTTTCCAACGATGTCGATCTACGACAATGTGGCGAGCGGCTTGAAGCTGAATGGCTTTCGCAATCGCAAGGTGCTGGATGAGACGGTGGAGCGCTCGTTGAAGCAGGCTGCGTTGTGGGAAGAGGTGAAGGATGACTTGAAGAAGAAGTCGGGGGCGAGTCTTTCGGGCGGCCAGCAGCAGCGTATGTGCATTGCGCGCGCACTCGCCGTGGACCCTGAGGTGTTGCTGATGGATGAGCCTGCTTCGGCGCTTGATCCGGTTTCGACCTCGAAGATCGAGGACCTCATCTTTCAGTTGAAGAGCCAATATACGATCGTGATCGTCACACATAACATGCAGCAGGCTGCGCGTGTGGCTGAGAATACAGGCTTCTTCCTGAACGGCAAGATGGTTGAGTTCGATTCGACGCATAAGATCTTTACGAACCCTAAAGACAAGCGCACGGAGGACTACATCACCGGGAGGTTTGGCTGA
- the phoU gene encoding phosphate signaling complex protein PhoU translates to MARIKFQQSLDDLKERLLMMAGMAEQAIQRSIEAYRSRDLSICELVFRSEPAINRLEREIDQMALDLLAMEQPMAIDLRFILSVIRINADLERVGDQAVNIAVRVREMGAFANIDLPVDIPKLASLASAMVRKALQAFIEGDAELAQSVLTLDDQVDEMNDAAFYALSSLIKEKPELTPQSLNALIISRNLERVGDHATNIAEDVIFWVRGADVRHNSSVV, encoded by the coding sequence ATGGCGCGCATTAAGTTTCAACAGAGTCTTGATGACCTGAAAGAACGCCTTTTGATGATGGCGGGTATGGCGGAGCAGGCGATCCAGCGGTCGATTGAGGCGTACCGGTCGCGGGACCTGAGCATCTGCGAGCTGGTGTTTCGGTCGGAGCCGGCGATCAATCGGCTGGAGCGCGAGATCGACCAGATGGCGCTCGATCTGTTGGCGATGGAGCAGCCGATGGCAATCGATCTGCGCTTCATTCTGTCCGTGATTCGGATCAATGCGGACCTTGAGCGTGTGGGCGATCAGGCTGTGAACATCGCGGTGCGTGTGCGCGAGATGGGTGCGTTCGCGAACATCGATCTGCCGGTTGATATTCCGAAGCTTGCGTCACTGGCTTCGGCTATGGTGCGCAAGGCGCTACAGGCGTTTATAGAGGGCGATGCGGAACTTGCGCAGTCGGTGCTGACGCTCGATGACCAGGTGGATGAGATGAACGATGCGGCGTTTTATGCGCTGAGTTCGCTGATCAAAGAGAAGCCGGAGCTTACGCCGCAGTCGTTGAATGCGCTGATTATTTCGCGCAATCTGGAGCGCGTTGGCGACCATGCAACGAACATAGCCGAAGATGTGATCTTCTGGGTGCGCGGCGCGGATGTGCGGCATAACAGCAGCGTCGTCTAG